AAGATGACAGGCTTGAATATGAAGTTATGGGTTGGGGCAAAGATGAGGAGTCTTGGGGCATAGAAAAAGGGATTGTCTGGGGAAGACCGGACGATCAAGGCACATGGATGAGAATAGATGACTTGCTCAAAAAAGAATGGGTCAGACCCGATGGAACGGGCATGATGATATCATGTGCAACTGTTGATTCAGGCGGGCACTTTACGGAAGAAGTTTATAAATATTGCCTTCAACGAATATCGAGTGCTGTATTCCCTATACGCGGTATGGGTGGTTCTGGAATGCCGGTTATCTACAAGATATCCAGAAATAACAAATACAGGTTGCCTTTAGTGCTGATAGGCGTTGACTCTGCGAAAACAATGATCATGCAAAGGCTAAAAATAGAAAGACCAGGACCGAAATATTGCCATTTCCCACTAAACGAAGATCGTGGTTATGATTTTAACTATTTTACAGGTCTTATCTCTGAAAAAAAGGTCATCAGGAAGCAAAAGGGCAGAACAGTGGTCGTTTGGGAAAATATAGCAAAAGATAAGAGAAACGAACCGCTTGATTTGAGAGTATATAATTTGGCCGCACTTAAATTGTTAAATCCAGACTTTCACGCAATAGAAGAACGTATTAAGGGTAATATCGGGAAGGCAAATGCGACACCGCAGAGCTATAGTCAGCAGAAAAAGAAGCGATACGGCGTCGTGAAGAGAGGGCTGGAGGTATGACGATATGGGTGACACATTGGAAAGATTAAAGGCAAGGCTAGAGCTTTACTATGAAGCCGAGGCTGCGGTTTTGTCGGGTCAATCATACAGGATCGGCACAAGGACGCTGCAGCGAGCAGATCTAGCGCAGATAAGGCAAGCAATCAAGGAGCTTGAAGCTCAAATAGAAATAGTTGAGCGTAATGCCGGAAGAAGCGCCAAAAGAATAGTATTGAGGGATATATGATGGGCATAATCGATAAGTTGCTATCAGTTATAAGCCCTGTTCATGCGGCCAAGCGGGAAATAGCAAGACAGACACTTTCGACAATAAAGAATGCAGGATATTCCACCTCAGGCGCATCAACGTACAAACGCTCGATGAAGGGATGGCAAGCATGGTCAAGCAGCCCGCAAGCTGACATAGATATGAATCTTGATACATTGCGCCAGCGATCTAGAGATCTTTTTATGAGTAGCGGGCTGGCAAGATCGGCTATAAACACGTCAAGGACGAACGTAATAGGAGCTGGATTGAAGCTGAAAGCACGCATTGACTACGAGGTGCTTGGCATATCCATCGACGAAGCAGATAAATGGGAGAAAAAAACAGAACGAGAGTTTGCATTGTGGGCAGACGGATTATTTTGCGATGCCACGCGCATGAATAATTTCTATGAAATTCAGTCGCTTATATTTATGTCTTCATTGTTGAATGGTGATGGTTGGGCGTTACTCAAATTTGAAGACCCAACACCATATTTCCCGTATTCTTTGCGTATCCATACAATCGAGGGCGATAGGATCAGCACACCAATGTTTAACACAAATGCGGTGTCGTATACATACGGTCCTATCGGTTTTAGCTCAGAAACGGGCAACAGGATTATTAACGGCGTAGAGATAGATAAAGCTGGGAAAGTCGTGGCGTATTGGGTTTCAAATGCCTATCTGAATGACCCGGCAAACCCGATGGCCACGTGGGAATGGACTCGCATTGAGGCTTTTGGGAAAAGGACAGGCATTCCAAATATTCTTCAAGTGATGGTGCCGGAAAGATGTGAGCAATATCGTGGAGTGCCTTTCCTTTCTCCCATTATAGAGGAATTGAAGCAAATAAAACGATATACGGAAGCGGAACTTATGGCCGCAATCGTAATGGGGTTTTTTACAATTTTTATTAAAGAGGGAGGTGGGGCCATAGGAGATTTTCCACTTGCCGAGGCCGTGGGGGCGAAGGAAAAGATCAGCATTGACCCTGCAGATTTCGAACTCGGCGCAGGGACGATCAACACTCTGCCCCCCGGCTATGACATCGCTGCTGCAGATCCTAAAAGACCATCTTCTAATTTTGAGTCTTTTACAACGGCACTTGCCAAACATGTTGGTGCTGCGCTTGAAATACCGTACGAGCTCCTATTAAAAAACTTTACAGCGAGTTATTCCGCAAGCAGGGCAGCGCTTCTTGAGGCTTGGAAGGCTTTCAGGATGCGTCGGACCTGGTTTGCCAATGACTTCTGTCAGCCAATTTATGAAGTATGGCTTAGAGAAGCGGTATCTATAGGACGCATCGATGCTCCTGGGTTCTTTAGTGATCCGATCATAACGAAAGCGTGGGCAAGAGCCGAATGGCATGGACCTGCACCTGGGCAGGTAGACCCGGTCAAAGAAGTCCAAGCGGCTCAAATGCGCGTGCAAAACGGCTTTTCCACAAGGGAAAGGGAATCGATTGAGCTCATTGGCAGCGACTTTGATAGAAATATAGATCAATTACAGCGGGAAATTGAACGCATGAAGGCTGCTGGTGTTCCTACACAGCCACAGTAGGGAGGTGAAAAAGTGAATAAATTCTGGCAAATAAGGAATGTGAACGAAGATGAAGCAGAAATTATCCTGTATGGAGAAATATATTCTGATAACGGGCTTTGGCTGGATGAAGAAGGCAATATAACGACTCCTCGTCAGTTTTACGACGATCTGAAGGCATTAGGTGACATAAAGAGGATAACAGTTAGAATCAATTCAATAGGTGGAGATATATTTGCCGCGCAGGCTATTTATACCCAACTTAAGTCACACAAGGCCAAAATAATAGCTGTCATTGACGGTATAGCAGCCAGCGCAGCAAGCGTGGTGGCTATGGCTGG
This genomic window from Candidatus Cloacimonadota bacterium contains:
- a CDS encoding phage portal protein, whose product is MMGIIDKLLSVISPVHAAKREIARQTLSTIKNAGYSTSGASTYKRSMKGWQAWSSSPQADIDMNLDTLRQRSRDLFMSSGLARSAINTSRTNVIGAGLKLKARIDYEVLGISIDEADKWEKKTEREFALWADGLFCDATRMNNFYEIQSLIFMSSLLNGDGWALLKFEDPTPYFPYSLRIHTIEGDRISTPMFNTNAVSYTYGPIGFSSETGNRIINGVEIDKAGKVVAYWVSNAYLNDPANPMATWEWTRIEAFGKRTGIPNILQVMVPERCEQYRGVPFLSPIIEELKQIKRYTEAELMAAIVMGFFTIFIKEGGGAIGDFPLAEAVGAKEKISIDPADFELGAGTINTLPPGYDIAAADPKRPSSNFESFTTALAKHVGAALEIPYELLLKNFTASYSASRAALLEAWKAFRMRRTWFANDFCQPIYEVWLREAVSIGRIDAPGFFSDPIITKAWARAEWHGPAPGQVDPVKEVQAAQMRVQNGFSTRERESIELIGSDFDRNIDQLQREIERMKAAGVPTQPQ
- a CDS encoding ATP-dependent Clp protease proteolytic subunit; the protein is MNKFWQIRNVNEDEAEIILYGEIYSDNGLWLDEEGNITTPRQFYDDLKALGDIKRITVRINSIGGDIFAAQAIYTQLKSHKAKIIAVIDGIAASAASVVAMAG
- a CDS encoding DUF6148 family protein, whose protein sequence is MGDTLERLKARLELYYEAEAAVLSGQSYRIGTRTLQRADLAQIRQAIKELEAQIEIVERNAGRSAKRIVLRDI